Genomic segment of Streptosporangium sp. NBC_01755:
ACTGGTACCGGCGGAAGTCCGCCAGTGTGGTGGGCTCGACCGCGAAGGTGTTCGTCTCCTGCCAGATTCCGCCCAGCCCGATCCGCACCGTCATCACTTTGCCCTTCCGATCACCCTGATGTACGATAAGCGAAATCTAATTCCGTATAACGTACTTATCAATGAGCGGGCGGCTGCCCGGAAGGAGCGAGTAGGTACCGGTGAGTAGCGAACGGCGGTCCGACGAGGTGGGAGTCCTCGTCAAGGCACTCGACATCCTCGACCGGATGGCGACCAGCGCACCCTGCACCGTGGCACATCTCTGCCAGCACACCGGGATCACCAAGCCCGCGGCGTACCGGATACTCAAAACCCTCGATCAGCGCGGATACGTGGTGCGCGACGAGGTGCGCCGGGAGTACTCGCTCGGCCCCGCGCTCTACGGCCTGAGCCGGGCGGCGCGGAACTCCACCGACCTGGTCCGGCTGATCCGCCCGGCCATGCAGTCGCTCAACGAGGAGTTCGGCGAGACCGTCAACCTCGGTGTGGTCAGTCACGGCCAGGTCGTCTACCTCGACGCGGTGGAGAGCGTGCAGCGGCTGCGCACGACGGTGCAGATCGCGCTGCGCGACAGGGTGCACACCACCGCGCTGGGCAAGGCGGTCCTCGCCGCGCTCCCCGAAGAGGAGGCCCGCGAGCAGCTCGCCGAGGCCGACTGGTCGCAGCTCACCTCCAACGCCGCCGGTTCGGCCGACGAGTTGCTGGAGAGCCTCGCGGCCTTCCGCCGGCTCGGCTACGCCGTCGACGACGAGGAGAACGAGGTGGGCTCCCGCTGTGTGGCCGCGTCCATCCTGGACGGCGAGGGCCGGCCGGTCGCCGCGATAAGCGTCTCCGCGCCCACCTCGCGGATGACCGGCGAGACCCTGGCCGCGGTGGGGCAGCGCCTGGCCGACGTATGTGTGGAGCTCGGCAACGCGCTCACGTGATCCCTGGAAGGGGAGTCCCGATGGCTTTCGACCTGTGGCTGCACGGGGCCACCGTGCTGGACGGCGCCGGCGCGCCGGCGCGCCGGCTCGACATTGGGGTGACCTCGGACCAGATCACTTACCTGGAGGCACCGGAAGCCTCCGCGGCGAACGGCACGACGGCAGTCGAGACGGTCGACCTGACCGGGCTCACCCTCGCTCCCGGTTTCATCGACATCCACACCCATTCGGACGTCAGCCTGCTGCTCGACCCGCGCGGCGAGAGCAAGGCCCTGCAGGGCGTGACCACCGAGGTGGTCGGCAACTGCGGGTACTCGGCGTTCCCGGTGCGTCCGGCCCGTCACCACCTGCTGACCGACCACCTCGCCCGCCTGGGTGACGGCCCCGCCCAGGTCACCTGGACCGACTTCGACGGGTACGCCGAGGCCCTGGCCGACGTGCGACCGGCCATCAACGTCGCCGCCCTCGCCGGGCACGGCGCGCTGCGGATCGCCGCGATGGACGACCCGTACGGGACGGCCACCGCCGACGACGTCGCGCGCATGCGGCACCTGCTCGACGAGGCGCTCGCGGCCGGCGCGTTCGGTCTGTCCACCGGGCTCACCCACACGCCGTCCTCGCTCGGCGACCCCGGCGAGGTGGCCGCGCTGGTCGAGATCTGCGCCAGGCACGACGCCGTCTACGCCACCCACGCCCGGGCCTCGGCGGGCCGGGAGCTGGAGGCCGTCGACGAGGCCGTCGACACCGCCAGGCGCACCGGGGGGCGACTGCAGTTCTCTCACCTCGCGCTGAACGATCCCGCCTACTGGGGCCGTGCCGCCGATGCGCTCGCCCGCTTCGACGCCGCCGAGGCACAGGGCCTCGACGTGGCCTTCGACGTCTACCCCTACGACGCCTCGTCCTCGGCGCTGGTGCAGTACCTTCCCGAGTGGGTACAGCGGGACGGCAGTGCGGGACTGCGCCGGCGCTCCGGCGACGTCGCATGGCGGCAGCGCGCGCTTTGCGACATTCGCACTGGCTTCTTCGGCGGGATTCCCTGGCACTGGGACCGGGTTGTGATCACCGCCGCCGGGCCGCACGACGACCTGCCCGGCAGCTCGATCGCCGAGATCGCCCGGCGTCGGAGGCGGCCGCCCGAGGAGGTCTTACTCGACCTGTGCGTCGAGTTGGGCAGCGCGGCTCAGGTGGTGCTGCACTACCGCACCGAGACCGACATGACCGCGTTCCTCGCCCACCCCCTTTCGATCGTGGGCTCGGACGGCAACGCGCTGCCGTTGCACGCCGGCGCCGATCAGCCGCACCCGCGCGCCTACGGCACAAATGCCCGGGTACTGGGGCGCTACGTCCGCGAACTCGGCGTGCTGGCCCTGCCCGACGCGGTACACAAGATGTCCGCCGCCCCGGCGGCCCGGCTCGGCCTGCGCGATCGCGGGCAGATCCGCCCGGGGTTCGTCGCCGACCTGGTCGCCTTCGACCCGGCCGTGGTCGCTGATCGGGCCACCTTCGAACGGCCCCGGCAGGCGCCGGTCGGGATCGCGCTGACCGTGGTCGGCGGGCAGATCGTCGTACGGGACGGCGTGCTCCGCACCGCCCGCCCGGGAAAGGTGCTGCGCCATGCCGGGTGAGCCGACGGTCAGG
This window contains:
- a CDS encoding IclR family transcriptional regulator → MSSERRSDEVGVLVKALDILDRMATSAPCTVAHLCQHTGITKPAAYRILKTLDQRGYVVRDEVRREYSLGPALYGLSRAARNSTDLVRLIRPAMQSLNEEFGETVNLGVVSHGQVVYLDAVESVQRLRTTVQIALRDRVHTTALGKAVLAALPEEEAREQLAEADWSQLTSNAAGSADELLESLAAFRRLGYAVDDEENEVGSRCVAASILDGEGRPVAAISVSAPTSRMTGETLAAVGQRLADVCVELGNALT
- a CDS encoding N-acyl-D-amino-acid deacylase family protein — its product is MAFDLWLHGATVLDGAGAPARRLDIGVTSDQITYLEAPEASAANGTTAVETVDLTGLTLAPGFIDIHTHSDVSLLLDPRGESKALQGVTTEVVGNCGYSAFPVRPARHHLLTDHLARLGDGPAQVTWTDFDGYAEALADVRPAINVAALAGHGALRIAAMDDPYGTATADDVARMRHLLDEALAAGAFGLSTGLTHTPSSLGDPGEVAALVEICARHDAVYATHARASAGRELEAVDEAVDTARRTGGRLQFSHLALNDPAYWGRAADALARFDAAEAQGLDVAFDVYPYDASSSALVQYLPEWVQRDGSAGLRRRSGDVAWRQRALCDIRTGFFGGIPWHWDRVVITAAGPHDDLPGSSIAEIARRRRRPPEEVLLDLCVELGSAAQVVLHYRTETDMTAFLAHPLSIVGSDGNALPLHAGADQPHPRAYGTNARVLGRYVRELGVLALPDAVHKMSAAPAARLGLRDRGQIRPGFVADLVAFDPAVVADRATFERPRQAPVGIALTVVGGQIVVRDGVLRTARPGKVLRHAG